A window of the Rhea pennata isolate bPtePen1 chromosome 19, bPtePen1.pri, whole genome shotgun sequence genome harbors these coding sequences:
- the CDK3 gene encoding cyclin-dependent kinase 3 translates to MDAFQEAFQKVEKIGEGTYGVVYKARNKHTGQLVALKKIRLDSETEGVPSTAIREISLLKELKHPNIVRLLDVVHSQKKLYLVFEYLNQDLKKYMDSSQTGDLPLSLVKNYLFQLLQGVSFCHSHRVIHRDLKPQNLLINEVGAIKLADFGLARAFGVPLRTYTHEVVTLWYRAPEILLGCKYYSTAVDIWSIGCIFAEMVTRKALFPGDSEIDQLFRIFRTLGTPTEATWPGVTQLPDYKGDFPRWARKEMKEIVPNLDRDGRDLLAQLLLYDPSRRISAKAALNHQYFFWRNPEDPEEQCTLQRHCR, encoded by the exons ATGGACGCCTTCCAGGAGGCCTTCCAGAAGGTGGAGAAGATCGGCGAGGGCACCTATGGCGTGGTCTACAAGGCCCGCAACAAGCACACGGGGCAGCTGGTGGCCCTCAAGAAGATCCGCCTGGACTC GGAGACCGAGGGCGTTCCCAGCACCGCCATCCGCGAGATCTCGCTGCTGAAGGAGCTCAAGCACCCCAACATCGTCAG GCTCCTCGATGTCGTGCACAGCCAGAAGAAACTGTACCTGGTGTTTGAGTATCTGAATCAGGACCTGAAGAAGTACATGGACTCGTCCCAGACTGGAGACCTTCCTTTAAGCTTGGTGAAG AACTAccttttccagctgctgcaaggTGTGAGCTTCTGCCACTCGCACAGAGTCATCCACAGAGACTTGAAGCCACAAAATTTGCTCATTAATGAAGTGGGAGCCATTAAGCTAGCTGATTTTGGACTGGCAAGAGCTTTTGGAGTCCCCTTGCGCACGTACACTCACGAG GTCGTGACTTTGTGGTACCGAGCCCCTGAAATCTTGCTGGGATGCAAATACTATTCAACAGCTGTGGATATATGGAGCATCGGCTGCATCTTTGCTGAAATG GTGACCCGGAAAGCCCTGTTTCCAGGGGACTCCGAGATCGATCAGCTCTTTCGGATCTTCCGCACCCTGGGCACTCCCACAGAGGCGACCTGGCCTGGGGTGACTCAGCTGCCTGACTACAAGGGGGACTTCCCCCGCTGGGCAAGGAAGGAGATGAAGGAAATTGTTCCCAACTTAGATCGGGATGGCCGAGACTTACTGGCG CAATTGCTACTGTATGACCCCAGCAGGCGCATCTCAGCCAAGGCAGCCCTCAATCACCAGTACTTCTTCTGGAGAAACCCTGAGGACCCTGAAGAGCAGTGCACACTGCAGAGACACTGCAGATGA
- the EVPL gene encoding envoplakin, whose translation MQANADQVEKDILETQSKLKQDASNYKKNKAFEFQQENAKNLKEAETLLKDLFLDVDRAKRLKHPQAIEIEKDIQQLHDRVTQQCAEYRNLYENLNIPDVGPRVDWARILDQKMKEINTGQYGPSMPELEKQIAEHNILQKEIEAYGLQIKNLRSGDVADLKSQYKDLLKASIWRGQSLGSLYQHLQGCTKELSYLTDQQNKILKQDWSDQMMDAQTVRREYEEFKSTELLSQEEFVNSLQDDGDRMIELKHPAVKPIQAHQEALKNEWQNFLNLCICQENHLKSVESYKKFQDDAEAVSCSLKKMNSDLDTKYSKFDKDSPGVVSDLLLQLENEEKVVKQAEKSITDLKRRSKEISPLKLRRMSPSQPLTLDTLCDWDAGDVQLARGDKYSLKDNSNQEMWVVQNSTGVVQEVPAACFSIPPPDPESMDKVNRLEGELNTVKQKRAAVQHTLKHSHKEPVQPSQQALPRSTPIAQDDPQADQLLNSLESVGKDLVQVEKEVLNRVRSPVNYNDPTDDLAKRIKHQQETTKKLENLGATKDALQKECETYLSKKPTSTSASQLPVTLNALRNKYNDVKVLSSLYSEKAKAALNLETQIENTDKIISTFEAKLAQDSIIPASPNALQDRANDLQKMKRDLVAQEDFVLKLNRGLKDAEHSCSAVQNNFQEYCPDLPRQKREVQLLNDRYHAVADQLDQREKTLRGISLAYQQFQNSNENLMFWMNNLPKYQVKTTDGPSQISYKLQAQKRLVEEIQGKEPEKNAVVRLSQNVQSTLNDYELQAGKYSSSLDPSLTDFAAKRLRVTPLQESIQAQENDVTKLYMELAAENQQQLNQLEFAKKIVEKKEIHEDVQAVHEKTQQSENQAMSTRELEELISQLEAERRKVAKIEADLEEHRSKLLLLKTQKPIERVEEKEVVEYYRDPQVESNLSEMTQQIAEEGKKRKSLQEDIEVMNQKLAQMGKEKAAVPAQLLTKEITKIERDPSLDSEAASLRQEIKRLQEEGLAAASELEQHKRELHILEQKQPNIREKVVVKELIKLEKNPETLKSIRNLQLQIDEEAFKRKSAEESIVRVKNKIEEVEKLIETVEPKIIVKEVKQVEQDPELLRESSKLKTLIEEERSKNLMLIGELGELQSQYSVAEKQKPRVEVKERVNEIFLVDPETEREIAHLKRELQEITLKRTKIDSEVEEALAELNVLRSQKPVVEFKEVTEEVVKHEKSPEILREIDKLKQQLNELVNTNGRTQEQLIRLQGERDEWKRERSKVETKLVNKEVIRYENDPLLEKEADRLRQEVRNMSQKRRAAEDAIYDLQNKYMLLERRKPEEKIVVQEVILTQKDPKLRDEHNRLSRNLDEEVSNRRRLERDVQQLRALVEEQEKLLNFQEDRSKRLALEKDMRQITLRIKELEESPAPVQEKIIMEEVVKLEKDPVLEQSASNLRLELDREKMKVLNLQRECKNLQMQVDVLQKKKSQEKTIYKEVIRVEKDRALESERARIWELLNRERGAKQKAEEEIRRLREKIERAEGMKRTWAREETELQKARNLAIQERANMESELRELERQKQQKVLFLQEESKLLNQRTENDRQKKKQLEHEFSLLEADILREKDQIYDKERFIRDLQSKVNREEINHETQMRETNLSTKISILDPETGKDMSPYEAYKKGIIDRGQYIQLQELECDWEEVTTLGPNGEASVLLDKKSGKQYSIDDALRLRRITKEEYQLYRDGKIPISEFALLVAGESKPPSSLSIGSIISKSPLPSPTTHQTQNFFPSASQKGFCDDTSPIAGVYDTTTDTKYNIKTAVAKKLIDPMTAQKLLEAQAATGGIIDLISRDRFSVHKAIERGLIDRTYMQRLLNAQKAFTGIEDPVTRRRLSVGEAVQKGWMTKDSAFPYLEVQHLTGGLIDPKKTGRIPVLEAAQTGMITGDLANRLQDESNYEKDLINPITKEKINYKEAMALCRKDSLSSLLLLPAASEGYQLYHQASRSPKLSRFRQ comes from the exons ATGCAGGCAAATGCCGATCAGGTGGAGAAGGACATCCTGGAAACACAGTCCAAACTCAAGCAG GATGCTAGCAATTACAAGAAGAATAAGGCCTTTGAGTTCCAGCAAGAGAACGCCAAGAACCTAAAGGAGGCTGAGACCCTGCTGAAAGACCTCTTTTTGGATGTGGACCGTGCCAAGAGGCTGAAACACCCCCAGGCTATTGAAATAGAGAAAGA CATTCAGCAGCTCCATGACCGTGTGACACAGCAGTGTGCAGAGTACCGGAACCTCTATGAAAACCTGAATATCCCTGATGTGGGGCCTAGAGTAGACTGGGCCAGGATCCTGGACCAGAAGATG AAAGAAATCAACACAGGACAGTATGGCCCcagcatgccagagctggaAAAGCAAATAGCTGAGCACAACATCCTCCAGAAGGAGATTGAAGCCTATGGCCTGCAGATCAAGAACCTCCGCTCTGGG GATGTGGCAGATTTGAAGAGCCAGTACAAGGACTTGCTG AAAGCCTCCATCTGGCGAGGGCAGAGCCTGGGCAGCCTGTACCAGCACCTCCAAGGCTGCACCAAGGAACTGAGCTACCTCACAGACCAGCAGAACAAGATCCTGAAGCAGGACTGGAGCGACCAAATGATGGATGCCCAGACGGTGCGTCGGGAGTACGAG GAGTTCAAATCCACTGAACTGCTTAGCCAGGAGGAGTTTGTGAACAGTCTGCAGGATGATGGTGACAGGATGATTGAACTAAAGCACCCAGCTGTCAAGCCAATTCAG GCTCACCAGGAAGCCTTGAAGAATGAGTGGCAGAACTTCCTGAATCTCTGCATTTGCCAGGAGAATCACCTGAAAAGTGTGGAGAGCTATAAGAAG TTCCAGGATGATGCTGAAGCTGTGAGCTGCTCCCTGAAGAAGATGAACTCTGACTTGGACACCAAATACAGCAAGTTTGACAAAGACAGCCCTGGGGTGGTGTCAGatctgctgcttcagctggag AATGAGGAAAAGGTGGTGAAGCAGGCGGAGAAGAGCATCACTGACCTGAAGAGAAGGAGCAAAGAGATCAGCCCACTGAAACTGCGCAGGATGAGTCCCTCCCAGCCCCTCACCTTGGATACCCTGTGTGACTGGGATGCTGGAGAT GTGCAGCTGGCCAGGGGCGACAAGTACTCTCTGAAGGATAACAGCAACCAGGAGATGTGGGTGGTGCAGAACAGCACTGGTGTGGTCCAGGAGGTACCTGCTGCTTGCTTCTCCATCCCTCCACCAGACCCTGAGTCCATGGACAAGGTCAATAG GCTGGAAGGGGAATTGAACACCGTGAAGCAGAAGCGAGCGGCAGTTCAGCACACCCTGAAGCACAGCCACAAGGAGCCGGTTCAACCCAGCCAGCAGG CTCTACCTAGAAGCACCCCCATAGCCCAGGATGACCCCCAAGCTGACCAGCTTCTCAACAGCCTGGAGAGTGTTGGCAAGGACCTGGTCCAGGTAGAGAAGGAGGTCTTGAACCGAGTGAGGTCTCCAGTGAACTACAATGATCCCACAGATGACCTTGCCAAGAGGATCAAACACCAGCAG GAAACAACAAAGAAACTTGAGAACTTGGGGGCTACCAAGGATGCCTTGCAGAAGGAATGTGAGACCTACCTTTCCAAGAAACCCACGAGCACCTCAGCCTCCCAGCTTCCTGTCACGCTGAATGCCCTCAGGAACAAATACAATGATGTCAAGGTGCTCTCCAGTCTGTACAGTGAGAA ggcCAAGGCTGCTCTGAACCTGGAGACTCAGATTGAGAACACAGACAAGATCATCAGCACATTTGAGGCCAAGCTGGCTCAGGATAGCATCATTCCTGCCTCCCCCAATGCCTTGCAGGATCGAGCCAATGATCTGCAG AAGATGAAGCGGGACCTGGTGGCCCAAGAAGACTTTGTGCTGAAGCTGAACCGGGGTCTCAAGGATGCTGAGCATAGCTGCAGCGCTGTGCAGAACAACTTCCAGGAGTATTGCCCTGACTTACCCCGGCAGAAGCGGGAGGTGCAGCTTCTCAATGATCGCTACCATGCTGTTGCAGACCAGCTAGATCAGCG AGAGAAGACCCTCAGAGGTATCAGCCTCGCCTACCAACAGTTCCAAAACTCTAATGAGAACCTGATGTTCTGGATGAACAACCTACCTAAGTACCAAGTCAAGACCACAGATGGGCCAAGCCAGATCAGTTACAAGCTGCAGGCACAGAAG AGGCTGGTGGAGGAGATCCAAGGAAAGGAGCCCGAGAAGAATGCAGTGGTCAGACTATCACAGAACGTGCAGTCAACCCTAAAT GACTATGAACTCCAAGCAGGCAAATACAGTTCCTCTCTGGACCCTTCCCTGACAGACTTTGCTGCCAAGAGGCTGCGTGTAACCCCCTTACAGGAAAGCATCCAGGCCCAG gaaaatgatGTAACTAAGCTCTACATGGAGCTGGCAGCAGAAAACCAACAGCAGCTCAACCAGCTAGAGTTTGCCAAGAAGATTGTTGAGAAG AAGGAAATACATGAGGATGTTCAAGCTGTACATGAGAAAACGCAGCAATCTGAAAACCAAGCCATGTCAACCAGGGAACTTGAGGAGCTGATATCACAGTTAGAGGCGGAAAGGAGGAAAGTGGCCAAGATTGAAGCAGATCTGGAGGAACACAGAAGtaagctgctgctgttgaaaACTCAGAAGCCCATTGAAagagtggaagaaaaggaagtggtAGAATATTATAGAGACCCACAGGTGGAGAGCAACCTGTCTGAGATGACACAGCAGATTgcagaggaaggcaaaaagAGGAAGAGCCTTCAAGAAGACATTGAAGTGATGAACCAGAAGCTTGCCCagatggggaaggagaaggcagctgTCCCTGCTCAGCTCCTTACCAAAGAGATTACGAAAATTGAAAGGGATCCGAGCCTGGATAGCGAAGCAGCCAGTCTGCGGCAGGAGATCAAGCGTCTCCAGGAGGAGGGCCTGGCTGCAGCTTCTGAACTTGAGCAGCATAAGAGAGAGCTACACATTCTGGAGCAAAAGCAACCTAACATCAGAGAGAAAGTGGTGGTGAAGGAGCTGATCAAACTCGAGAAAAACCCAGAAACACTGAAGTCCATTAGGAACCTGCAGCTACAGATTGATGAGGAAGCCTTCAAGAGGAAGTCTGCAGAGGAGTCAATAGTCAGGGTGAAGAACAAGATTGAGGAGGTGGAAAAACTAATTGAAACAGTAGAACCCAAAATTATTGTGAAGGAGGTGAAGCAGGTGGAGCAGGACCCAGAGTTATTGAGAGAGTCTTCCAAGCTTAAAACTCTGATTGAAGAAGAGAGGAGCAAGAACTTGATGCTTATAGGTgagctgggagagctgcaaAGCCAGTACAGTGttgcagagaagcaaaaacCGAGGGTGGAGGTTAAAGAGAGGGTCAATGAGATCTTCCTGGTGGATCCAGAAACAGAACGGGAAATTGCACACCTGAAAAGGGAGCTACAAGAAATTACTCTTAAAAGGACAAAGATTGACAGCGAAGTGGAGGAGGCCTTAGCAGAGCTCAATGTCCTCAGGTCACAGAAACCTGTGGTAGAGTTTAAGGAAGTTACAGAGGAGGTGGTGAAACATGAGAAGAGTCCAGAAATTCTTAGAGAAATCGACAAGCTGAAACAACAACTCAATGAACTAGTGAACACCAATGGCAGGACCCAAGAGCAGCTCATTAGGCTGCAGGGTGAAAGAGATGAATGGAAGAGGGAGAGATCCAAGGTGGAAACCAAGTTGGTCAACAAGGAAGTCATCCGATATGAGAATGATCCACTCTTGGAAAAGGAAGCTGACCGCCTCCGCCAAGAGGTACGTAACATGTCTCAAAAGAGGAGAGCTGCAGAGGATGCAATCTATGACTTGCAGAATAAATACATGCTATTGGAGAGGCGAAAGCCAGAGGAAAAGATAGTTGTCCAGGAGGTGATTCTGACTCAAAAGGATCCAAAGCTCCGAGATGAGCACAACAGGCTGAGTCGGAATCTGGACGAAGAGGTGAGCAACAGGCGCCGTCTGGAACGTGACGTGCAGCAGCTTCGTGCGCTGGTGGAAGAGCAAGAGAAGTTGCTCAATTTTCAGGAGGATCGAAGCAAGAGGCTTGCACTGGAGAAAGATATGAGACAAATAACTTTGAGAATaaaggagctggaggagagccCAGCCCCAGTGCAAGAAAAGATCATCATGGAAGAAGTGGTCAAGCTGGAGAAGGATCCAGTCCTTGAACAGTCTGCCAGCAACCTGCGCTTGGAGCTGGACCGTGAGAAGATGAAGGTCCTGAACTTGCAGAGAGAATGCAAGAACCTGCAGATGCAAGTTGATgtcctgcagaagaaaaaatctcaGGAGAAGACCATCTACAAGGAGGTGATTCGAGTGGAAaaggacagagcactggagagTGAACGTGCACGCATCTGGGAACTACTGAACAGGGAGAGAGGGGCCAAgcaaaaggcagaagaggagaTACGACGGCTCAGAGAGAAAATTGAGAGAGCTGAAGGCATGAAAAGGACATGGGCTCGTGAGGagacagagctgcagaaagccaGGAACCTGGCCATCCAGGAGAGAGCCAACATGGAGAGTGAACTGCgggagctggagaggcagaagcagcagaaagtcCTCTTCCTTCAAGAGGAGTCCAAACTGCTCAACCAACGAACTGAGAATgacaggcagaagaagaaacagctgGAACATGAGTTTTCCCTGTTAGAGGCAGATATCCTGAGGGAGAAGGACCAGATCTATGACAAAGAGCGGTTCATTCGGGATCTCCAGTCCAAGGTCAACCGGGAAGAAATTAATCATGAGACCCAGATGAGAGAGACAAACCTCTCCACTAAGATCTCTATACTAGACCCTGAGACAGGGAAGGATATGTCCCCTTATGAGGCCTACAAGAAAGGTATAATAGACAGGGGCCAGTACAtccagctgcaagagctggagtGTGACTGGGAGGAAGTCACCACCCTGGGCCCAAATGGGGAAGCCTCAGTTCTCCTTGACAAGAAAAGCGGGAAGCAGTACTCCATCGACGATGCGCTAAGGCTGAGAAGGATCACAAAGGAGGAGTACCAGCTGTACCGGGATGGCAAGATTCCCATCTCTGAATTTGCCTTGCTGGTGGCTGGAGAATCTAAGCCTCCCTCATCCCTCTCTATTGGCTCCATCATCTCCAAATCCCCGCTCCCATCACCCACCACCCACCAAACCCAAAACTTCTTCCCCTCTGCTTCTCAGAAGGGCTTCTGTGATGACACATCTCCCATTGCTGGGGTGTACGACACCACGACAGACACCAAGTACAACATCAAGACTGCTGTTGCTAAGAAGCTAATTGATCCCATGACAGCTCAGAAGCTCCTGGAAGCCCAGGCTGCCACAGGAGGCATCATAGACCTCATCTCTCGTGACCGGTTCTCAGTCCACAAGGCAATTGAAAGGGGGCTGATTGACAGGACCTACATGCAGAGACTGCTCAATGCCCAGAAAGCTTTCACAGGAATTGAGGACCCGGTGACCAGGAGGAGGCTGTCCGTGGGAGAAGCAGTTCAGAAGGGATGGATGACTAAGGATAGCGCTTTCCCCTATTTGGAGGTCCAGCATCTGACCGGAGGGCTCATAGATCCCAAAAAAACAGGTCGTATCCCTGTGCTAGAAGCTGCCCAGACAGGGATGATAACAGGTGACCTTGCCAATAGGCTCCAGGATGAGTCCAACTATGAAAAAGATCTCATTAACCCCATCACTAAGGAGAAGATAAATTACAAGGAAGCCATGGCTCTTTGCCGGAAAGATTCACTgagcagcctcctgctgctcccagccgCGTCGGAAGGGTACCAGCTTTACCACCAGGCAAGCCGTTCCCCCAAGCTCTCGCGGTTCAGGCAATGA